The sequence TGTTACAGGCAGCCGGCGACCAGCATGAATTAGTTTTGCTGGAACCGGCACTCTCATTGGCAACAGCACCGCTGGCAGCGGGTTGTGAGGCTGTTTGTATCTTTGTAAACGACGATGGTTCAGCCCCGGTATTAGAAAAACTCGCGGCACTGGGCGTAAAGTATCTCGCGCTTCGCTCCGCAGGGTTTAATCATGTAGACATACAGGTGGCACATGCATTAGGTATGCGCATAGCGCGTGTACCGGAGTATTCACCTTATGCCGTGGCAGAGCATACAGTTGCCTTAATACTGGCACTCAATAGAAAACTTGTCAGGGCACACAACCGTATCAGGGACCTGAACTTCTCATTGGATGGGCTAACCGGTTTTGACCTGCATGGCAAGACAGTCGGTATCATCGGCATGGGAAAGATTGGTAAGATCGTGGGCCAAATCATGCGGGGCTTTGGGTGTAAGATCATTGCTTTTGACAGATACCCGGATCCGTCTTATGAGGCTACTTATCTAAGTATAGATGAGTTGTGCCGGCAGGCGGATATCATTTCGCTGCATGCACCGCTGACACCCGAAACGGAATATATTATCAATAAACAAAGCATTGCCAAAATGAAGAAAGGGGTAATGCTGATCAATACCAGCCGTGGTAGACTGATCAATACACTGGATGTGACGGAGGGATTGAAGTCAGGCCAGATAGGTTATCTGGGACTGGATGTATATGAAGAAGAGAGGGGATTGTTTTTCGAAGATCATTCCAGTGATATCGTACAGGATGATGTGATCTCCCGACTGATCACGTTTGCCAATGTACTGATCACGAGCCATCAGGCATTCCTTACCGACACCGCATTAAAGAATATAGCAGCAACGACGATGTTCAACTTAGATTGTTTTGTGAAAGGAGAGAAAGGAGTAAATGAATTAGGGTAAATAATATCGGTGTAGATGTTTGAGTAAAAAGCCGCCTCTTTCAGGAGACGGCTTTTTAATTTATTTACGTTCATGAATATCCATTCTCAGGAGTTCATCTATAGATTCCTCCATATTGCCGGAATCAACGGCTTCGGCGAACTTTTTCAGTTGTTTCGTCTTTTTGATACCAACACCCTTTTTATAGACATTCACTATTCCCAGAAGCCCTGCTCTGGCACCATCCCTTTGGTTCTTATTATCCTTGTTATTGATGCAAAAGGACGCATAATTTCCCAGGTAGATAGGGTACAGTTGTGGGTTATCTTTCATCAGCTCGATCAAAGGATCACCCAGGTTAATGTTCACATCAGGTGATCCCATTACCCATGTAAGGATAAATGCATTTGTACGCTTACGTAGTTCCAGTTGTTCATTGAGTGGTGTTTCATTCAGCCATTCAGTCGCCTGAAGGAACATGGGTGCTGCTTTCGCATAATCTTCTTTAACTTTCAGTTCAGGGAATTGCGGACTGCTCTGTGCGTTTACAAACAGGACACTCAGCAGCAGAAGGGAGGTAGCAAAAAATGTTTTCATATAGTATAGTGTGTTTACAAAGTACCGGGTGTACTACTATTGGTCACCTTATACAGGGGTTTCTTTTTCGCATAGTCAAATACCAGTTGGCAGAACACTTTAACACCTACATCCAGTTTTGAATCGTCAATAAAGAAATCCGGTGTATGGTGGGCGGCAACTTTTGCAGGATCTGCGCCTGCGGGCATGCCACCAAGGAAAAAGAAAAATGCAGGAGCTTTGTCACCATAAAAGGAAAAGTCTTCAGCACCTGTCGTCCATTCAGTTTCGTTTACATTATCTTTTCCGGCAGCGGCTTCGATAGAAGGGACCATGAGTTTTACTAGTTCGGGATCGTTGTAGGTCACTTTGGTCTTATTTTCAATCACAACATCTGCGGTGGCGCCAGAAGCTTCAGCTATTTTGGTGGCTGTGAGTTTCATTTTCTCATGCACCTGTTTCAGCATTTTGTTATCAAATGTACGAATGGTTCCTTCCATTGTCAATTCTTCAGGAATAATATTGCTTCTTACCCCACCATTTATTTTACCAACAGTGATGACTACGGGGCCTTTGGTCAATTCCGCCTGACGGCTGACGATGGTCTGGAATCCCTGAATGATCTGGGACGCGACTACGATTGGATCGATGCCGTTCCAGGGTTGAGAGCCGTGGGTTTGTTTCCCTTTTACTTTGATGGTGAACCAGTCGCTGGAAGCCATTTCGGCGCCGGATTTATATTTGACCATGCCCACGGGTGTCTGGGAGTTGATGTGCAGGCCGAAAATGGCATCAACTTTTGGATTGTCCATTACACCTTCTTTGATCATGAGTGGGGCGCCGCCTTCTTCGGGAGCAGGAGCACCTTCTTCAGCAGGCTGGAAAATGAATTTTACGGTACCAGGAACGTCTTTTTTCATGGAGGTAAGTACATCGGCGGTGCCCAGCAGGATCGCGATGTGAGAGTCATGACCACAGGCGTGCATAACAGGCACTTGCTGACCTAGGTATTCGGCGGTGTCAAGAGATTTGAAAGGAATATTGGCTCTTTCATAAACCGGGAGGGCATCCATATCGGCGCGGAGGGCTACAACAGGGCCTGGTTTACCACCTTTTAGAATGGCGACAACGCCTGTTTTGCCAACCCCGGTATGCACTTCGAGACCAAGTTTTTTTAAGTGTTCTGCGACGAAAGCGGCTGTTTTGAATTCTCTGTTGGAGAGTTCCGGGTGTTGGTGGATGGCCCGGCGCCAGGTGATGACAGAGTCTTTAATGGAGGACACGTTTTTGTCGAGGGTGGATTGGGCCATAGAAAGCATAGGTGCAAAGGTCAGCAGGATGAACGTCTTTTTCATGAGTCAGCTTAGATTTTGGTGAAGAGTGTGAGTGTACAAAATACAATTAATTTTGGCTTGTGGAATAGGCGGGAGAAAAATACCTTTTCGCGGGGAGGATAAACTAAAAAGCACTTTTGTGGTGGACAAAAGTGCTTTTTAGTTCAGGAAAGGTAATGGTTCAGTGAGTTGATAATCAGACCTGCGTCACGAAAGTTTTGGACCATTTCTTGTCGTTGACCTTCATACTCTTCATTCTCTATCTCCAGGAATACATAATTTTCATCTACTTCAGGGTGCCGGAGAATGCTGGCATTTAAATCATCCCGTTCTGCAGCATGTTCTGGTAAGAATTCTTCCTGATGGTACTTAGGTACTTTATTACCATGTAAATAGATTCGGACATCGTTTTCCCCATGAAAGCCAAAATAATGTAAATCACCAGCGGAAAAATGTGGTCTGATGGGTGTACCTAAAACGGTAGATATTATTCTTACCACCTCCCCAATCGGCGTTGTTGTTTCCACTACAAATATTTCAACCTCTTCAACTATGATTAATTGCTCAAGATATTCACTAAATGTTGGAGCTATTGTTTCCTCTGATTTAATAATACCAGATTCAAGTTCAATATGCACAACAGAAGGTGTATCCGGATCTTTTCGATAATCCAGGCAGAGACACCAGTGAGCAAGTCCATCAAAGGGAATCAGCCCGTGTGGTATTGATGGCAAAAACTCATTGTTTGTAATTGAGTTTTCATTCGGACCGATGCCAAAAATCCTGGTATGGTTGTAATCTTCATCTCTTAAGCCACATCGTATATTCCCTCCATTTTGTTTTTTCATCAACTCAATGTAGGCCGCAGGCAGGCGGTATCCCAATTGCTTTTCAGCAGATTGAACCATTCCCGGAGTAAGTAATGGCTGAACATCGGATAGAGTAATGGGTCTTTCCCATATAGAATTTACATCTTTCATAGTGTGGGTAACATTTAAATGGTTAACAATGTCATATTCAATATAAAGAAATTCTCTAATTTCTCCATTATTTAATTTTCTCCCCGTAATTTGCACCTGTAATTCAAAGACATACCATGAGCAGAGAAAGCATATTATCCGCTGTAAAGCAAAATCAGCCTGAACAGCATCCCCTTCCGGAACTGGAACCCTTTCACCACAGTGAAGCAGGCGATCCTGCGGCATTTACGAAAGTCGTAGCGTTTCTTGGTGGCCAGGTAGTATCCATAAAAATTTATGCCGATATGCTCCCCCTAATAAAAGAACACCCACTGGTAGTTACCACCCACCCTGAATTTTATCCGGATGGTATGCAAAACTGGGAGGAAGGTGAGGGCCGCCAGCTTGAAAAGGTAGACCTGGCCATCATCCAGGGGCGCCTGGGCGTAGCGGAAAATGGCGCTGTATGGGTCACTGACGATGAATTGAAGGTAAGGGCGCTGCCGTTTATTGCGCAGCACCTGGCGATTGTCTTAAAAAGTTCGGAGATCCTACCTACCATGCATGATGCTTATCGCAAAATAGGCGGTCCGGACGCCGGTTTTGGAGTATTTATCGCCGGTCCATCCAAGACCGCAGATATCGAACAATCACTGGTTTTAGGTGCACATGGCGCAAAAAGCCTGACCGTGTTCCTGATAGATTAGAAATATTATACCGTATGCAGGTACATTGCCTGCATACTTTACTTAACCCACCCACGTATGAAAATCGCCTTTAAAATGTACCTCAAACCCGGGTACAAAGAAGAATATCGCCAACGACATGCTGCCATCTGGCCAACGCTGAAACAACTCCTGAAGGAAAATGGTGTCAGCGACTATACCATCTTTCTTGACGAGACTACCAATACCTTATTCGCCGTTCAGCAGCAGTCAGGCGAACAGTCTTCCCAGGAGCTGGGTACTACTGAGGTGGTGAAACGCTGGTGGGCTTATATGGCCGATATTATGGAAACAAACGAAGATCATTCCCCGTTATCCATCCCCCTTGAATCCGTTTTTCATATGGATTAACCTGGACTATTTCCTTTCGGCTAACTGGACTATCCATTCCCTTTCCCATTGCTTTATTTTTGACAAAAAAAGCATGCAAAGACTGGATATCACCAACCTGTTTCCCGAAATTTATGCCGCCATCCGTGGACTGGAAAAAGCGACCAGCGATCTGAAATTACACCTTTACAAAAAGAGTTAATAAAGATCAGGGCATCCCAGCTCAATGGTTGTGCTTTTTGTTTGCATATGCATGTAGAGCTGGTGTTGAAATATGATGAAGCAGCCTATCGCCTCAACCTGATCACTGTATGGAAAGAAGCAAAACATATGTTCTCAGAAGAAGAACAGGTCATACTGGAATTAACAGAACAAATGACCCTGATCCATCAACAGGGTCTCACAGAAAATGTTTATTCAAAAGCAGTGGCATTATTCGGTGAAGAAACCACCGGACAGATGATGATGAGTATCCTCGCTATTAATAGCTGGAACCGGCTGGGAATAGTCCTGCATTGGAATCCGCAGATATAATGAAATCAAAAAAACGGCTGTATCCAGCTTTCAGCCGGTTTTATCATCTTACTATCTTTCTCCACAATACTTCTCATTACACCTTCATTCAATAAATACGCATTTGCCTTTTCGCTTTCCAGCCATAAATTACTATGCATAGTGAGTCCCTCTTTCATGCCTGCATACACCTGGTTATTGATGGTTTGCAACACTGTTGGACTATTAGTGGTCATCACCACCTGATTATCTGAATAATTTGCTGCCAGCGTGATCAAATCTATCATTTGCTGCTGTGCTAACGGATACAAATGTGCTTCCGGTTCATCGATGATTAAAAAATATTCTAACCCTGTCTGCATAATAGTAAACAACTGCATGAGCAGCCATAATGCCTCCTGCTGCCCGGTCGATGCATATGGCATTTCAATAAATGTTCCTTTCTTTTCCAGTTTGATCCGCTCATTTTCTTTCTCATATACATAATCTCCTCTCAGTATTTGCTTTATAAGCTTAATGCCCATCTCCAGACTTTCCCTGTCCACAATATTAAGTGCGGCCTCCTTATTCACCATCTTTTCCAACTGATCAAAATATAAAGGTTTCATGTCCGCTACCTGCTGAATAAAAACTTTCATCGTATTGTCTATCCGCTGATCCAGGTACCTGTCAGAAACCCCATAAGCCATTACTCTGCCCGCAGGTATATACACCGGTATCTTTTCTTTCCCTAACAACTTTGAAATATATCCATCTATCTCCTGGTAGAATTTCTGTTTCGTTTCTTTACTGGCATCAATATACCGCTCAGTTATAAAAGTTCTCAAAGCAGCAAAAATATCCCTGATCTCTACTTCCAGTTTTTCACTAAAGGCTACCTGAATTACGTTCTTTTTCTGAAAAATGGTAATCACCTTATCATCCTCATAATCATATTTCAAAAAGAAGTCACCATAGCGCGGAAGGTTATTCCAGAAGTGGTTAAATTTACCAACTATATGCTCCTTTAATATCACCTCAGGAAGTGGGTCTGCACATAACCCCTCCACCAAATCTGATACTGTTCTAAAAACCTCTTCCCGTAAAGATTTGAAAATATATAGCAGCTTTAAAATCGTACTTTTCCCACTTGCCTGCGGGCCAATCAAAATCATGTAATCCTGTATGTTCAATTCCACTTCTTTTAGTGGACCAAATTTTCTGATTTTTAACTGTTCCATAATTCAATATCCAGATAATTTATCATTCTTTCAAATAATTCGAACAGAATGATCAAATAGAAAAGCCACCTCTCAAAGTGGCTTTTTCCATTTCATTATCTTCTTTGCCTTCTCACCAAAACAGCTGTTACGATCACGGCTATCAACCCCGGCAGCAATCCTGGTAATATCCATTTGATCACATTTACACCCGCAGCCGATACCCTTACAGCATCATCTTTGGAAGGTGCCCTGTATACATCCACAGGAAACTAGACTTCTCCATTATTAAACTGTGCACGCCGCTCCCATAGAACCGCAAAGGCGGTGTTGACTACATCTCCGCTTCTTCTTTCTGCCCTAAGATCTTATAGGCAAAATAGCACAGTGGTTGAAGCTGTGCGTTAAAGATGGTGCGGAATGCTTGTTCGTCGCCCTGCGAGAAGCGCAGGATGATATTTGGATCGTTATAAGGTGTAAGAATTGTCAAGTCAGCCGAAAGTTAGACACACATTTTGCATTCAGCCCAAAATACTATTTTTTAAATTGGTTTTTCAGTCATTATATTGACTACTACATTCATTTATTATAATTCCTTCTTAATTGTCCTAGCGACCTTTTATGCCCCTTTTCCGCTGCTTTTTCAAAATA is a genomic window of Chitinophaga sp. LS1 containing:
- a CDS encoding 2-hydroxyacid dehydrogenase, which encodes MKTAFYSTHKFERDFLLQAAGDQHELVLLEPALSLATAPLAAGCEAVCIFVNDDGSAPVLEKLAALGVKYLALRSAGFNHVDIQVAHALGMRIARVPEYSPYAVAEHTVALILALNRKLVRAHNRIRDLNFSLDGLTGFDLHGKTVGIIGMGKIGKIVGQIMRGFGCKIIAFDRYPDPSYEATYLSIDELCRQADIISLHAPLTPETEYIINKQSIAKMKKGVMLINTSRGRLINTLDVTEGLKSGQIGYLGLDVYEEERGLFFEDHSSDIVQDDVISRLITFANVLITSHQAFLTDTALKNIAATTMFNLDCFVKGEKGVNELG
- a CDS encoding amidohydrolase, with protein sequence MKKTFILLTFAPMLSMAQSTLDKNVSSIKDSVITWRRAIHQHPELSNREFKTAAFVAEHLKKLGLEVHTGVGKTGVVAILKGGKPGPVVALRADMDALPVYERANIPFKSLDTAEYLGQQVPVMHACGHDSHIAILLGTADVLTSMKKDVPGTVKFIFQPAEEGAPAPEEGGAPLMIKEGVMDNPKVDAIFGLHINSQTPVGMVKYKSGAEMASSDWFTIKVKGKQTHGSQPWNGIDPIVVASQIIQGFQTIVSRQAELTKGPVVITVGKINGGVRSNIIPEELTMEGTIRTFDNKMLKQVHEKMKLTATKIAEASGATADVVIENKTKVTYNDPELVKLMVPSIEAAAGKDNVNETEWTTGAEDFSFYGDKAPAFFFFLGGMPAGADPAKVAAHHTPDFFIDDSKLDVGVKVFCQLVFDYAKKKPLYKVTNSSTPGTL
- a CDS encoding SMI1/KNR4 family protein — protein: MKDVNSIWERPITLSDVQPLLTPGMVQSAEKQLGYRLPAAYIELMKKQNGGNIRCGLRDEDYNHTRIFGIGPNENSITNNEFLPSIPHGLIPFDGLAHWCLCLDYRKDPDTPSVVHIELESGIIKSEETIAPTFSEYLEQLIIVEEVEIFVVETTTPIGEVVRIISTVLGTPIRPHFSAGDLHYFGFHGENDVRIYLHGNKVPKYHQEEFLPEHAAERDDLNASILRHPEVDENYVFLEIENEEYEGQRQEMVQNFRDAGLIINSLNHYLS
- a CDS encoding LutC/YkgG family protein — its product is MSRESILSAVKQNQPEQHPLPELEPFHHSEAGDPAAFTKVVAFLGGQVVSIKIYADMLPLIKEHPLVVTTHPEFYPDGMQNWEEGEGRQLEKVDLAIIQGRLGVAENGAVWVTDDELKVRALPFIAQHLAIVLKSSEILPTMHDAYRKIGGPDAGFGVFIAGPSKTADIEQSLVLGAHGAKSLTVFLID
- the rhaM gene encoding L-rhamnose mutarotase, translating into MKIAFKMYLKPGYKEEYRQRHAAIWPTLKQLLKENGVSDYTIFLDETTNTLFAVQQQSGEQSSQELGTTEVVKRWWAYMADIMETNEDHSPLSIPLESVFHMD
- a CDS encoding carboxymuconolactone decarboxylase family protein; this encodes MRASQLNGCAFCLHMHVELVLKYDEAAYRLNLITVWKEAKHMFSEEEQVILELTEQMTLIHQQGLTENVYSKAVALFGEETTGQMMMSILAINSWNRLGIVLHWNPQI
- a CDS encoding AAA family ATPase, whose product is MEQLKIRKFGPLKEVELNIQDYMILIGPQASGKSTILKLLYIFKSLREEVFRTVSDLVEGLCADPLPEVILKEHIVGKFNHFWNNLPRYGDFFLKYDYEDDKVITIFQKKNVIQVAFSEKLEVEIRDIFAALRTFITERYIDASKETKQKFYQEIDGYISKLLGKEKIPVYIPAGRVMAYGVSDRYLDQRIDNTMKVFIQQVADMKPLYFDQLEKMVNKEAALNIVDRESLEMGIKLIKQILRGDYVYEKENERIKLEKKGTFIEMPYASTGQQEALWLLMQLFTIMQTGLEYFLIIDEPEAHLYPLAQQQMIDLITLAANYSDNQVVMTTNSPTVLQTINNQVYAGMKEGLTMHSNLWLESEKANAYLLNEGVMRSIVEKDSKMIKPAESWIQPFF